Proteins from a single region of Theobroma cacao cultivar B97-61/B2 chromosome 10, Criollo_cocoa_genome_V2, whole genome shotgun sequence:
- the LOC108663638 gene encoding uncharacterized protein LOC108663638, with protein sequence MIRVYYFYDNGTWDVGKLNNVLPEEVVAEILKIPINPSNIDMAYWAPTSSGQFTTKSAWEIIRQQQLVNPVFNLIRHKSIPLTISFFLLRLLQDWIPVNLRLKTKGFRLASKCQHCNSEESLLHVMWECLVATQVEQNYAKHRNLGMYFNRVVWRVLKLIQQLFQERQFHRWQWRGDLQNAQAWGLIFQQASPHPPKIFSWHKPLAGEFKLNVDGSSKDNFQNAAGGGLLWDHTGTMIFLFVENCGPYNSLQAELMALHRGLLLCIEYNVTRLWIEMDVKVVVQMIHEGHQGSSKTQYLLAFIHRCLSGMSFRISHIHREGN encoded by the exons ATGATAAGAGTCTACTACTTCTATGATAATGGCACATGGGATGTGGGTAAGTTGAATAATGTGTTGCCGGAAGAGGTTGTGGCGGAAATCCTAAAAATCCCGATAAATCCATCCAATATAGATATGGCATATTGGGCACCTACTTCGAGTGGGCAATTCACGACTAAGTCCGCTTGGGAGATAATTCGACAACAACAGTTAGTAAATCctgtgttcaatttaattcgGCATAAAAGCATTCCTCTtaccatttctttctttctattgAGGTTGTTACAAGATTGGATTCCAGtcaatttgaggttgaaaaccAAGGGTTTCCGGTTGGCTTCTAAATGCCAACATTGCAACTCAGAGGAGTCTCTCTTGCATGTCATGTGGGAATGTCTTGTTGCTACACag GTTGAACAAAATTATGCGAAGCATAGGAACCTTGGTATGTATTTCAATAGAGTGGTGTGGAGAGTTTTAAAACTCATCCAGCAACTATTCCAAGAGAGGCAATTCCATCGTTGGCAATGGAGGGGTGATTTACAGAATGCTCAGGCATGGGGTCTAATATTTCAACAGGCATCACCACATccaccaaaaatattttcttggcACAAACCATTAGCAGGTGAGTTTAAGTTAAATGTTGATGGTAGTTCCAAggataattttcaaaatgctGCTGGAGGAGGACTTCTTTGGGATCATACAGGTaccatgatttttttatttgttgaaaattgtGGACCTTATAATTCATTACAGGCAGAGTTAATGGCACTACATAGAGGTTTGCTTTTATGCATTGAGTATAATGTTACTAGACTTTGGATAGAAATGGATGTAAAAGTTGTGGTACAAATGATACATGAGGGCCATCAGGGTTCTTCCAAGACTCAGTATTTGCTAGCTTTCATCCATAGATGCTTGAGTGGTATGTCTTTTCGTATTTCACACATCCATAGAGAAGGGAACTAG